A portion of the Lolium rigidum isolate FL_2022 chromosome 1, APGP_CSIRO_Lrig_0.1, whole genome shotgun sequence genome contains these proteins:
- the LOC124684146 gene encoding flavonoid 3'-monooxygenase CYP75B4-like: protein MRSELAGMDIPLPLLLSTLAISATIWYVFFRAGKGHRAPLPPGPRGWPVLGNLPQLGGKTHQTLHEMTKVYGPVLRLRFGSSVVVVAGSAAVAEQFLRTHDAKFSSRPPNSGGEHMAYNYQDVVFAPYGPRWRAMRKVCAVNIFSARALDDLRGFREREAALMVRSLADAAKAGAAVAVGKAANVCTTNGLSRAAVGLRVFGSDGARDFKEIVLEVMEVGGVLNVGDFVPALRWLDPQGVVARLKKLHRRFDNVMNRIIDERRTRAKTAVVEEGKGDLLGLLLAMVQEDKSLTGGEEDKITDTDVKALILNLFVAGTETTSSIVEWAVAELIRHPDILNQAQEELDAVVGRDRLVSESDLPRLTFFNAIIKETFRLHPSTPLSLPRVASEECEVAGYHIPRGTELLVNVWGIARDPALWPDPLEYRPARFLPGGSHENVDLKGGDFGLIPFGAGRRICAGLSWGLRMVTVTTATLVHSFDWELPAGQMPDKLNMEEAFSLLLQRAVPLMAHPVPRLLPSAYEIA, encoded by the exons ATGCGCAGCGAGCTGGCCGGCATGGACATCCCACTCCCACTGCTGCTCTCCACTCTGGCCATCTCTGCCACCATATGGTATGTCTTCTTCCGAGCCGGCAAGGGGCACCGTGCGCCGCTGCCGCCTGGCCCGAGGGGCTGGCCAGTGCTGGGGAATCTCCCGCAGCTGGGCGGCAAGACACACCAGACCCTTCATGAAATGACAAAGGTGTATGGGCCCGTGCTCCGCCTCCGGTTCGGCAGctccgtggtggtggtggccgggtcAGCTGCCGTGGCCGAGCAGTTCCTCCGCACCCACGACGCCAAGTTCAGCAGCCGGCCGCCCAACTCCGGTGGCGAGCACATGGCGTACAACTACCAGGACGTGGTGTTTGCGCCCTACGGCCCCCGGTGGCGCGCCATGCGCAAGGTGTGCGCCGTCAACATCTTCTCGGCCCGCGCGCTCGACGATCTCCGCGGCTTCAGGGAGCGGGAGGCCGCGCTCATGGTGCGGTCCCTCGCGGACGCTGCCAAGgccggggcggcggtggcggtcggCAAGGCGGCGAACGTGTGCACGACCAACGGCCTGTCTCGGGCCGCGGTGGGgcttcgggtgttcggaagcgatGGCGCCAGAGACTTCAAGGAGATTGTGCTGGAGGTGATGGAGGTTGGCGGGGTTCTTAACGTCGGGGACTTCGTGCCGGCCCTCCGGTGGCTCGACCCTCAGGGTGTCGTCGCGAGGCTGAAGAAGCTGCACCGCCGGTTCGACAACGTGATGAACAGGATAATCGACGAGAGGAGGACCCGAGCCAAAACGGCCGTCGTGGAGGAAGGTAAGGGAGACCTGCTGGGCTTGCTGCTTGCGATGGTGCAGGAAGACAAGTCGCtcaccggcggcgaggaggacaAGATCACCGACACTGACGTCAAGGCGCTTATACTG AACTTGTTTGTGGCGGGAACAGAGACAACGTCGAGTATAGTGGAGTGGGCAGTAGCGGAGCTGATCAGGCACCCAGACATCCTGAACCAGGCCCAGGAGGAGCTAGATGCTGTCGTGGGCCGTGACAGGCTCGTCTCGGAGTCTGACCTGCCACGACTCACGTTTTTCAATGCCATCATCAAGGAGACGTTCCGACTGCATCCGTCGACGCCGCTCTCACTTCCCCGAGTGGCCTCCGAGGAGTGTGAGGTCGCCGGCTATCACATCCCAAGGGGCACTGAGCTACTGGTCAATGTGTGGGGCATCGCCCGTGACCCAGCCCTATGGCCTGACCCGCTGGAGTACCGGCCCGCCCGGTTCCTCCCAGGAGGGTCGCATGAGAATGTCGACCTCAAGGGAGGCGATTTCGGGCTGATACCGTTTGGGGCGGGCCGGAGGATATGTGCGGGCCTAAGCTGGGGCTTGCGGATGGTCACCGTTACAACCGCTACCCTGGTGCACTCGTTCGACTGGGAGCTGCCGGCGGGCCAGATGCCGGATAAGTTGAACATGGAGGAGGCCTTTTCTCTGCTGCTGCAGCGGGCCGTGCCATTGATGGCGCACCCGGTGCCTAGGTTGCTCCCATCGGCTTACGAAATTGCATAG
- the LOC124684144 gene encoding protein DETOXIFICATION 16-like: MFAGHLGELSLSGASVASSFANVTGFSVLLGMGSALDTLCGQSYGAKQYHMLGTHAQRAIFVLMLASVPLAFVLAYTGQILVALGQNPEISYEAGVYARLLIPGLFAYGLLQCLTKFLQAQSIVNPLVVCSGVTLVFHILLCWFLVQNSGLANRGAALATSISYWFNVVLLAMYVKFSEAGRRSWHGWSRAVLKDVNLYLSLAIPSTFMTCLEYWAFEMVVLLAGFLPNPKLETSILSISLNTMWMVYTIPSGLSSAISIRVSNELGAGNPQAARLSILISGIMCLVEGLVVAIITICVRDVWGYLYSNEEEVAKYVSIMMPILATSNFMDGLQCTLSGAARGVGWQKVCSFINLCAYYAVGIPSAVIFAFVLKIGGMGLWLGIICAMVVQILALLVMMIRTNWDKEAEITWARTRVQESDGRVALA, from the exons ATGTTCGCCGGCCACCTCGGCGAGCTCTCCCTCTCCGGCGCCTCCGTCGCCTCCTCCTTCGCCAACGTCACCGGCTTCAGCGTCCTG CTGGGAATGGGGAGCGCGCTGGACACACTGTGTGGGCAATCATACGGGGCAAAACAGTACCATATGCTGGGGACACATGCCCAGAGGGCAATCTTCGTTCTCATGCTCGCGAGCGTTCCGCTGGCCTTCGTGTTGGCCTACACCGGCCAAATCCTCGTTGCTCTTGGTCAGAATCCAGAGATATCGTACGAAGCTGGAGTCTACGCCCGGCTGCTGATCCCTGGTCTTTTCGCGTACGGCTTGCTCCAGTGCCTTACAAAGTTCCTGCAAGCCCAAAGCATCGTCAACCCGCTGGTGGTTTGTTCTGGGGTGACGTTGGTATTCCACATTCTGCTGTGCTGGTTCCTTGTTCAGAATTCCGGTCTTGCCAACAGGGGTGCGGCTTTGGCGACCTCGATATCTTACTGGTTCAATGTGGTATTGCTGGCGATGTATGTGAAATTCTCTGAAGCTGGCAGAAGGAGCTGGCATGGATGGTCAAGGGCGGTGCTAAAGGATGTCAACTTGTATTTGAGTCTGGCCATTCCATCTACATTTATGACCTG CTTGGAGTACTGGGCATTTGAGATGGTGGTTCTCCTTGCAGGTTTTCTACCAAATCCAAAACTGGAAACTTCAATTTTATCCATCAG CCTAAACACAATGTGGATGGTTTATACAATTCCAAGTGGTCTCAGCAGTGCAATAAG TATTAGAGTGTCCAATGAATTAGGCGCGGGGAATCCACAAGCTGCACGGCTATCGATTCTTATTTCAGGAATTATGTGCCTAGTAGAAGGCCTTGTTGTAGCTATCATCACAATTTGTGTACGAGATGTCTGGGGTTACTTGTACAGTAATGAAGAAGAGGTGGCAAAGTATGTATCCATAATGATGCCAATTCTTGCTACTTCTAACTTCATGGATGGACTACAATGCACGCTATCAG GTGCTGCTAGAGGGGTTGGATGGCAGAAAGTATGCTCCTTCATCAACCTGTGTGCTTACTATGCTGTTGGCATCCCTTCAGCTGTTATCTTTGCATTTGTTCTGAAGATCGGTGGCATG GGGCTTTGGTTGGGGATCATATGTGCAATGGTAGTGCAAATATTAGCTCTGCTTGTGATGATGATTCGTACCAATTGGGATAAAGAG GCTGAAATAACATGGGCTAGGACTAGAGTTCAGGAATCAGATGGCAGGGTAGCGTTGGCTTGA
- the LOC124684145 gene encoding UPF0496 protein At1g20180-like — MEMPVGVQDGLNIDEKYAKMLRTESNMLFLSSKDETEALLQPQQDIILPMLHNMMQKIKSSEIELAMAGYFDASAEASKICKQLLRNIKNTQSNYQSMESFLASILGCTTATSSTSLALETFPVEGNPFSTTTRSNFRQIHDKYSSVLQTMKSSHKKVSRKLKIVKTIKKLSRTCLIMACGVVAIATAAHLMFFSPLFGSELMGLCPMALKRRITRLKRSKTKSLQRLQEQLDTAAKGTYVLGRDFDTVSHLAARLSDGIERENSMAMYCKGMVDEKFQVHEMVMELRRSCCNSRRLAEELEEHVGLCLATINRARVLVIEEISKQA, encoded by the coding sequence ATGGAAATGCCGGTGGGCGTGCAAGATGGCCTGAACATAGATGAAAAGTATGCCAAAATGCTGCGCACAGAGTCCAACATGCTCTTTTTATCTAGCAAGGATGAAACTGAAGCCCTTCTTCAGCCTCAACAAGATATCATCCTTCCAATGCTTCACAATATGATGCAGAAAATAAAATCTAGTGAAATTGAGCTTGCAATGGCTGGTTACTTTGATGCCAGTGCTGAGGCCTCAAAGATCTGCAAGCAGCTACTGAGGAACATCAAGAACACCCAAAGCAACTACCAATCAATGGAAAGCTTCCTTGCAAGCATTTTGGGATGTACCACTGCCACTAGTAGTACTTCCCTTGCACTGGAAACGTTCCCTGTTGAAGGCAACCCTTTCAGCACAACCACAAGAAGCAATTTCAGACAGATTCATGACAAGTACTCCTCCGTACTCCAGACCATGAAATCAAGCCACAAGAAAGTGTCAAGGAAGCTCAAGATAGTGAAAACAATCAAGAAACTTTCAAGGACTTGCCTTATCATGGCATGTGGTGTGGTTGCCATCGCCACTGCAGCACACCTGATGTTCTTTAGCCCTCTTTTTGGGTCTGAGCTCATGGGGCTCTGCCCTATGGCACTGAAGAGGAGGATCACAAGGCTGAAACGATCCAAGACAAAGTCTTTGCAGCGGTTGCAGGAGCAACTCGATACTGCCGCGAAGGGCACGTACGTTCTTGGTAGGGACTTCGACACGGTGAGCCACCTCGCAGCGCGCCTTTCTGATGGTATTGAGCGGGAGAATTCAATGGCGATGTATTGCAAGGGGATGGTGGATGAGAAGTTCCAAGTGCATGAGATGGTGATGGAGCTGAGGAGGAGTTGCTGTAACTCTAGGAGACTGGCTGAGGAGCTAGAAGAGCACGTGGGCCTATGCCTTGCTACAATCAATAGGGCTAGAGTTTTGGTGATCGAAGAGATCTCCAAGCAAGCATGA